In one window of Mytilus trossulus isolate FHL-02 chromosome 7, PNRI_Mtr1.1.1.hap1, whole genome shotgun sequence DNA:
- the LOC134726673 gene encoding heat shock 70 kDa protein 12A-like, protein MADTKILVAAIDFGSSGAGYAFSFAYQYKNNPLDISTSVWNNGNGPVQTKVPTVLLFDSRKKFHSFGFEAEDKYEELLNTNKADKWYFLKGFKMQLYSAVNAGEDIRKDFKLVDVAGKSISAKLVFSAAIGFLKDHFIQQMHWRKLGTFDDDIFWVVSVPSIWNDSAKQFMRESAEKVGIKGKKFIMVYEPEAASIYARLLPVDKLVGENGGVLLKAFDPGRKFIVVDAGGGTVDISAQQVLENGELKIIHRECGGPWGGECINKKFVNMLKELFGQEILKQFKKNNGEDFLQLLRDFEVKKKNLRVEGKESVTIRMPLSLIEESDILTAIASSRFKETIRLKRDKLLIAESLFETFFSEPIQMIIEKILSILKSETCSDVSAIMMAGGFSEADILQDAIKKEFQSLEVFVPIDGSLSVLKGAVIYGHNPNVVSSRVCYYTYGVALAKPFDSSIHDPEKRYFWDGREMCDSLFEVLFQIDEEVHIGQTKTIDVGETFLSRDTDEFRHDPIIYQFMVSNKKDPFYITDEGCMEHGSIIVSPPNGTWPQIVHGKILLKIAGTELVGTFLNEDTLEETSVRFEFLPSINKNPERQRLFDPFYLDI, encoded by the exons ATGGCTGACACAAAAATACTAGTAGCTGCGATTGACTTTGGGAGCTCCGGGGCAGGATATGCATTCTCTTTTGCAtaccaatataaaaacaatccTTTAGATATCTCAACGTCGGTATGGAATAATGGAAACGGACCAGTTCAGACAAAAGTTCCAACCGTTCTTCTTTTTGATTCGCGTAAGAAATTCCACTCTTTTGGATTTGAAGCCGAGGACAAATATGAAGAGCTTCTGAACACAAACAAAGCTGATAAATGGTATTTTCTGAAGGGATTTAAGATGCAGTTGTATAGTGCTGTGAATGCTGGAGAG GATATACGAAAGGATTTTAAGTTGGTGGATGTTGCAGGAAAAAGTATATCTGCaaaattagttttttctgcTGCTATTGGTTTTTTGAAAGACCATTTCATTCAGCAAATGCATTGGAGAAAGCTAGGTACATTTGATGATGACATATTTTGGGTAGTGTCTGTACCATCAATCTGGAATGACTCTGCAAAACAGTTTATGAGAGAATCAGCTGAAAAG gTTGGAATCAAAGGTAAAAAATTCATAATGGTATATGAACCTGAAGCTGCATCTATTTACGCAAGACTTCTACCTGTTGATAAGTTAGTTGGAGAAAATGGTGGAGTCCTGCTTAAAGCTTTTGATCCGGGTCGAAAGTTTATTGTTGTTGATGCTGGAG GTGGTACCGTAGACATCTCTGCTCAACAAGTTTTAGAGAACGGCGAGCTTAAAATAATACACAGAGAATGCGGTGGTCCATGGGGCGGTGAATGCATCAACAAAAAATTCGTTAATatgctcaaagaactttttggACAGGAAATCctaaaacagtttaaaaagaACAACGGAGAGGATTTTTTACAATTACTAAGGGATTTTGAggtcaagaaaaaaaatcttagagTAGAAGGCAAGGAGTCAGTAACCATTCGAATGCCTTTAAGTCTTATAGAAGAATCAGATATTTTAACGGCAATTGCTAGTTCAAGATTTAAAGAAACGATACGACTTAAAAGAGACAAACTATTAATTGCAGAATCTTTATTTGAAACGTTCTTCTCGGAACCAATACAAATGATCATTGAAAAGATACTATCCATTTTAAAAAGCGAAACATGCTCTGATGTTAGTGCAATAATGATGGCAGGTGGTTTTTCAGAGGCTGATATATTACAAGATGCCATTAAAAAGGAATTCCAATCACTGGAAGTTTTTGTTCCCATTGATGGGTCGCTTTCAGTATTGAAAGGAGCTGTTATATATGGTCACAATCCCAATGTAGTATCATCAAGAGTATGTTATTATACTTATGGCGTGGCTCTTGCAAAACCATTTGATTCAAGTATTCATGATCCAGAAAAGAGATATTTCTGGGACGGAAGAGAAATGTGTGATTCTCTATTTGAAGTTCTTTTCCAAATTGACGAAGAAGTACATATTGGACAAACCAAAACTATTGATGTCGGGGAAACATTTCTTTCACGTGATACAGATGAATTTAGACATGATCCAATAATATACCAATTCATGGTAAGCAATAAAAAGGATCCCTTCTATATTACAGATGAAGGTTGCATGGAACATGGATCCATAATTGTCTCTCCACCAAATGGAACGTGGCCGCAAATAGTCCATGGCAAAATATTACTCAAAATTGCTGGAACAGAGCTCGTTGGAACATTTTTAAACGAAGATACATTGGAAGAAACGTCAGTTAGATTTGAATTTTTGCCGTCAATCAATAAGAATCCAGAGAGACAAAGGTTGTTTGATCCGTTCTATCTAGACATTTAG